From the Butyrivibrio fibrisolvens genome, one window contains:
- a CDS encoding RHS repeat domain-containing protein, translating into MAFSYNELNKLSKINDWLGTTTIENDIRGRLSKVTDYQDRTVAYEYNSIGEKTKLTYPDGRQALYSYDEEGKLSSITSKGIDTGFDEKTSYAYDEIGRLIEKLLPNGVKQDYSYLPGGNLESMTSTDREGILDKYFYSYNNSGLISGINRERRELDAISGQYDYQYDEIGRLTRSNLNGELRASYEYDAFGNRTSLIESDTQTTYRYDSLDRLVEAKELNNSQAIVRSYDYDKRGNQTNEYVDGLLNKTFTFDATNMLSKVIDSEKGELENQYNGLGFRVASIRPEERIEYLCDLSRDCYNMLERTVNGETESFIYDKNVISMSKAGDNYYYLQDELGSPMYMTGTDGAAVSSYAFDDFGRGIDPFTGKLKEHRNMYSNGIAESGNKKDYTKEGNIIQPFAFTGYQEDEVSELKFAQARFYNAKAGRFQSEDIIKGFKNAPYTLNHYSYCFGNPVGFSDKNGKLPGWMEDAWNDLCNDFEEIGKSIVGYDVTLKDDTIIKDGNVVEFETIAHSGGDNIVLNYTSQNGYGATFAGATFNLYSPAVYGNDACFSLTLGTNFSDSKLEVTAGNTTEFVQGGSGKISAGRIIDLDGSSVAVINEVSYGETIQLEGFEGPFTVTEKTTIKGITKNWKDILDDAKKKVALGALIAALIFTVADLALGDEEVTAAMVIKYINANYPELAQVLKQYPEILQKICQTATACTN; encoded by the coding sequence GTGGCCTTTAGCTATAATGAGCTTAATAAGCTAAGTAAGATAAACGACTGGCTTGGAACAACAACTATTGAAAACGACATCCGTGGTCGTCTTTCAAAAGTAACAGACTATCAGGACAGAACAGTAGCATACGAATACAACTCCATTGGAGAAAAGACAAAGCTTACATACCCTGATGGAAGACAGGCTCTTTATAGCTATGATGAAGAAGGAAAGCTCTCATCTATAACTTCAAAGGGAATAGATACAGGCTTCGATGAGAAGACATCCTATGCTTATGATGAAATAGGAAGACTTATAGAAAAACTTCTTCCAAACGGAGTAAAGCAGGATTATTCATACCTTCCAGGCGGTAACCTTGAAAGTATGACAAGCACTGATAGAGAAGGTATACTTGATAAGTACTTCTACAGCTACAACAATTCGGGTCTGATCTCTGGAATCAATAGAGAAAGACGTGAACTTGATGCTATATCAGGTCAGTATGACTACCAGTATGATGAGATTGGAAGACTCACAAGGTCCAACCTGAATGGAGAGTTAAGAGCATCCTATGAGTACGATGCTTTTGGCAACAGAACCAGCCTTATTGAAAGCGATACTCAGACTACATACAGGTATGATTCTCTTGACAGACTTGTGGAAGCAAAAGAATTAAATAACAGTCAGGCTATAGTAAGATCCTACGATTACGATAAGCGTGGCAATCAGACAAATGAGTATGTAGACGGCCTTCTAAACAAGACCTTTACTTTCGATGCCACAAACATGCTGTCTAAAGTGATCGATTCTGAAAAGGGAGAGCTTGAGAACCAGTACAACGGCCTTGGCTTCAGAGTTGCATCCATACGCCCTGAAGAAAGAATAGAATACCTCTGTGACCTTTCAAGAGACTGCTATAACATGCTTGAAAGAACAGTCAACGGCGAGACAGAAAGCTTTATATATGACAAGAATGTAATCTCTATGTCTAAAGCAGGTGATAACTACTATTATCTTCAGGATGAACTTGGCTCACCAATGTACATGACAGGTACAGATGGAGCAGCAGTATCATCATATGCTTTTGATGACTTTGGACGTGGCATTGATCCATTTACAGGCAAGCTCAAAGAGCATAGAAACATGTATTCAAATGGTATAGCAGAGTCCGGCAATAAGAAAGACTACACAAAAGAAGGAAACATCATCCAACCATTTGCATTTACAGGCTATCAGGAAGATGAAGTATCTGAACTTAAGTTTGCTCAGGCTAGATTTTATAATGCAAAAGCAGGACGATTCCAGTCAGAGGATATTATTAAAGGATTCAAGAATGCTCCATATACATTGAATCATTATAGCTACTGCTTTGGAAATCCGGTAGGATTTTCAGATAAGAATGGTAAGTTGCCTGGCTGGATGGAAGATGCATGGAATGATTTATGTAATGATTTTGAAGAAATAGGTAAATCTATTGTTGGTTATGATGTAACTTTAAAAGATGATACCATTATAAAAGACGGTAATGTAGTTGAATTTGAAACTATAGCGCACTCTGGAGGAGATAACATAGTTTTAAATTATACTTCTCAGAATGGATATGGTGCAACTTTTGCTGGAGCTACCTTCAATCTGTATTCACCAGCTGTGTATGGGAATGATGCGTGCTTTTCTTTGACACTAGGGACTAATTTTTCGGATAGTAAACTTGAGGTAACAGCTGGAAATACAACGGAATTTGTCCAAGGGGGATCAGGAAAAATATCCGCGGGTAGAATAATAGATCTTGACGGATCAAGTGTTGCTGTTATTAATGAGGTATCATATGGAGAAACTATTCAACTTGAAGGTTTTGAAGGACCATTTACTGTTACAGAAAAAACGACTATTAAAGGAATTACTAAGAACTGGAAGGATATACTTGATGATGCCAAAAAAAAGGTTGCACTGGGAGCACTAATTGCAGCGTTAATATTTACAGTAGCGGATCTTGCTCTAGGGGATGAAGAAGTAACAGCAGCTATGGTAATAAAGTATATCAATGCAAACTATCCAGAATTAGCTCAAGTTTTGAAGCAGTATCCAGAGAT